A single region of the Lates calcarifer isolate ASB-BC8 linkage group LG3, TLL_Latcal_v3, whole genome shotgun sequence genome encodes:
- the samd12 gene encoding sterile alpha motif domain-containing protein 12 isoform X2 encodes MAVEAVHCNLSQNGIDHQMCPEDMTSQLEEEEESVDAGAVLLDDDSPSYHDVSPPMYQRRSPPHRSVSESELTRPGYVKLSKPVALWTQQDVCKWLKKHCPNQHQIYSDSFKQHDITGRALMRLTDRKLERMGIMQEAQRQHILQQVLQLRVREEVRTLQLLTQASLECTPSSP; translated from the exons CTGTTCACTGCAACCTGAGCCAGAATGGCATCGACCACCAGATGTGCCCGGAGGATATGACATCgcagctggaggaagaggaggagtccGTGGACGCAGGGGCTGTGCTGCTGGACGACGACAGCCCGAGCTACCATGATGTCAGCCCCCCCATGTACCAGCGCCGCTCCCCACCACACCGCTCTGTCTCTGAGTCTGAGCTTACACGG CCAGGGTATGTAAAGCTGTCCAAGCCAGTGGCCCTGTGGACCCAGCAGGACGTGTGCAAATGGCTGAAGAAACACTGTCCTAATCAGCACCAGATCTACAGCGACTCCTTCAAACAGCACGACATCACAG gGCGGGCTCTGatgagactgacagacagaaagctgGAAAGAATGGGTATCATGCAGGAAGCCCAGAGGCAGCACATCCTACAGCAGGTCCTGCAGCTTCGTGTCCGGGAGGAAGTCAGGACCCTTCAACTTCTTACACAAG